The sequence CATTCTCGACCAACCCCAACTCCCGGGCCACATGGGCCGTCCGCTCCAGGAGGTATCCTGCCATGTCCCGGTCATCCAGGGTGAAACTGTCCAGAGACGCATAATGATGTCTGGGAATGACAAGCACATGGACCGGCGTCTGTGGATTGATGTCGTAAAAGGCGACCACGCGATCATCCTCATAGACGATCTGGGAAGGAATTTCCCCCTTGGCAATCTTGCAAAAAACACACGTCTCAGACATGACGACTCTCCCTTGCCGGAGCTTGCACGACAACATGGATGGTACGATCAATCCGTGCGAAAGGCATCCTTGAATGCGTCTTTCGACAGGGCGAAAGTAAACAAGCCCAAATTATCGACGATCCTCAAGCCAATTCCGTTATCGGTGACCCGGACCACC is a genomic window of Magnetococcales bacterium containing:
- a CDS encoding histidine triad nucleotide-binding protein — protein: MSETCVFCKIAKGEIPSQIVYEDDRVVAFYDINPQTPVHVLVIPRHHYASLDSFTLDDRDMAGYLLERTAHVARELGLVENGYRVSTNVGAFGGQEVFHIHVHILGGRPIGPLASRR